Proteins from a single region of Clostridia bacterium:
- the gltX gene encoding glutamate--tRNA ligase, whose amino-acid sequence MDYKDLAQILFPDINLTMEDYEKKYPERNLKEGAKVTRIAPSPTGFMHLGNLFGAITDERLAHLSDGVFFLRIEDTDLKRQVEGGVETIIKVFEQFGLNFDEGVTLDGEKGDYGPYRQRQREKIYKTYAKHLVSQGLAYPCFCTEEELEEMRKTQEANKENFGYYGKYAKYRNFPLEEAAKKVQNGEPYVLRFKSFGNPENKVKHTDLIKGLIEMPENDQDIVLLKSDGIPTYHFAHVIDDHLMRTTIVVRGEEWLATLPIHLQLFDTLGFKKPKFAHTAQLMKMDGESKRKLSKRKDPELALSYYSEVGYPVPSVIEYLLTLLNSNFEEWRIANPNEPYTKFNFTTKKMSVSGSLFDINKLRDVSKNVVATMDAKEVYDYVTGWAKEYDKDFYELLTRDEKYTTDILNIGRGGKKPRKDIAVWSEVKDYMGFFFDELFDEEYDFPQNISKEDIALVLSEYKNSYKEREDMNDWFNDICEVGSKLGFAPTTKDYKENPEKYKGNPGDVSQIIRVAMTGRQNSPDLYSVMNILGYDKVINRLEKAVKGVK is encoded by the coding sequence ATGGATTACAAAGATTTAGCTCAAATTTTATTTCCTGATATAAATCTGACAATGGAAGATTATGAAAAAAAATATCCTGAAAGAAATTTAAAAGAGGGAGCAAAGGTTACAAGAATTGCACCAAGCCCTACCGGTTTTATGCATCTTGGTAATTTATTCGGTGCGATTACCGATGAAAGACTTGCTCATCTTTCAGACGGGGTGTTTTTCTTAAGAATAGAAGATACTGACTTAAAAAGACAGGTTGAGGGCGGAGTTGAAACCATTATAAAAGTGTTTGAACAGTTCGGCCTTAATTTTGATGAAGGGGTTACATTAGACGGAGAAAAGGGCGATTACGGGCCATACCGTCAAAGACAAAGAGAAAAGATTTACAAAACATATGCAAAGCATCTTGTATCACAGGGCCTTGCATACCCTTGTTTTTGCACTGAAGAAGAACTTGAAGAAATGAGAAAAACTCAGGAAGCAAACAAGGAAAACTTCGGATATTACGGAAAATATGCAAAATACAGAAACTTTCCGTTAGAAGAAGCAGCAAAAAAAGTTCAAAACGGTGAACCTTATGTTTTAAGATTCAAATCTTTCGGGAACCCTGAAAACAAGGTAAAACACACTGACCTTATAAAAGGGCTTATAGAAATGCCTGAGAATGACCAGGATATAGTTTTACTTAAATCAGACGGTATTCCTACCTATCATTTTGCACATGTAATTGACGATCACCTTATGAGAACAACAATAGTTGTAAGGGGCGAAGAATGGCTTGCAACACTTCCTATCCACCTTCAGTTATTTGATACATTAGGGTTTAAAAAGCCTAAGTTTGCACACACTGCACAACTTATGAAGATGGACGGAGAAAGCAAGAGAAAACTTTCAAAAAGAAAAGACCCTGAACTTGCGCTTTCATATTACAGCGAAGTTGGCTATCCTGTTCCGTCAGTTATTGAATATCTGCTTACTCTTCTTAACTCAAACTTTGAAGAGTGGAGAATTGCAAACCCTAACGAGCCATACACCAAATTTAATTTTACAACCAAAAAGATGAGTGTATCAGGCTCACTGTTTGACATAAACAAATTAAGAGATGTAAGTAAAAACGTAGTTGCAACTATGGATGCAAAAGAAGTTTATGATTATGTTACAGGCTGGGCAAAAGAATATGACAAAGACTTTTACGAACTTCTTACAAGAGACGAAAAATACACAACTGACATTTTAAATATAGGCAGAGGCGGAAAAAAACCTCGTAAAGACATTGCAGTATGGAGTGAAGTTAAAGACTATATGGGCTTCTTCTTTGACGAACTGTTTGACGAAGAGTATGATTTCCCACAGAATATATCAAAAGAAGATATAGCCTTAGTTCTTTCAGAGTACAAAAATTCATATAAAGAACGAGAAGATATGAACGACTGGTTTAATGACATATGCGAAGTAGGAAGCAAATTAGGTTTTGCACCTACCACTAAAGATTACAAGGAAAACCCTGAAAAATACAAGGGAAACCCTGGGGATGTAAGCCAGATTATAAGGGTTGCCATGACAGGCAGACAAAATTCTCCAGACTTATATTCAGTTATGAATATTTTAGGGTATGATAAAGTTATAAATCGTCTTGAAAAAGCAGTTAAGGGGGTTAAATAA
- a CDS encoding glutamine--tRNA ligase/YqeY domain fusion protein produces the protein MEEMSSNFIHEIIDEDLSKNPELKIHTRFPPEPNGYLHIGSAKAIYINYMTAKKYNGLFNLRYDDTNPAKEDDEYVNSIREDLEWLGATPEGGIFYGSDYFDKCYEYAIKLIKDKKAYVCNLSADEMREYRGTLTEPGKNSPYRERSVEENLKLFEEMKEGKFKEGECTLRAKIDMASPNMNLRDPAIYRITYKNHHRQGDKWCIYPLYDFAHPIQDALEGITHSLCSLEFENHRPLYDWVIDNIGFTKKPHQYEFARLNVSNTVMSKRYLRELVFDNYVDGWDDPRMPTLCGLRRRGYTPSSIFEFVKRAGISKAYSLVDIRLLEHCIREELNLTAPRKIAVLEPLKVTITNYDEDKVEYFEVSNNPNDESAGTRKVPFTNTIYVEKSDFMEEPVAKFHRLKPDGEVRLMGAYIIKLNEIIKDENGEVIELKCTADLETGGKNPADGRKIKGTIHWVSSKFAIDSEIRIYDNLFTKENLIELDDDDSYLNYLNPESLKVLKGCKLEPSLNDVNKGERFQFVRNGYFTKDTKNDNVFIRITNLKDSFKPQQ, from the coding sequence ATGGAAGAAATGAGTTCAAACTTTATACACGAAATAATTGACGAAGATTTAAGTAAAAATCCTGAACTTAAAATTCACACCCGTTTTCCGCCTGAGCCTAATGGTTATCTTCATATAGGAAGTGCGAAAGCAATTTATATAAATTATATGACTGCGAAAAAATATAACGGGCTTTTCAACTTAAGATATGACGACACCAACCCTGCAAAAGAGGATGACGAATATGTTAATTCCATCCGTGAAGATCTTGAATGGTTAGGTGCAACACCCGAAGGTGGAATATTCTACGGAAGCGATTATTTTGATAAATGCTATGAATATGCCATAAAACTTATAAAAGACAAAAAAGCATATGTTTGCAACTTATCGGCTGACGAAATGAGAGAATACAGAGGAACTCTTACAGAGCCAGGTAAAAACAGTCCGTACAGAGAAAGAAGCGTTGAAGAAAACCTTAAACTGTTTGAAGAAATGAAAGAGGGTAAATTCAAAGAGGGCGAATGTACACTAAGAGCAAAAATTGATATGGCATCCCCTAATATGAATTTAAGAGACCCTGCGATATACAGAATAACATATAAAAACCATCACAGACAGGGCGATAAATGGTGCATTTATCCTTTATACGACTTTGCTCATCCTATTCAGGACGCATTAGAGGGGATAACCCATTCTCTATGCTCTTTGGAATTTGAAAATCACAGACCGTTATACGACTGGGTTATTGATAATATCGGTTTTACCAAAAAACCTCATCAATACGAATTTGCAAGACTTAATGTGTCAAATACTGTTATGAGTAAAAGATATTTAAGAGAACTTGTGTTTGACAATTATGTTGACGGATGGGACGACCCTCGTATGCCTACCCTTTGCGGTTTAAGAAGAAGAGGTTACACTCCGTCTTCCATTTTTGAATTTGTTAAAAGAGCAGGGATATCAAAGGCATACAGTTTAGTTGATATAAGACTTTTAGAGCATTGTATAAGAGAAGAATTAAATTTAACTGCTCCAAGAAAAATAGCAGTTTTAGAGCCTCTAAAGGTTACTATAACAAACTATGACGAAGACAAGGTTGAATACTTTGAAGTGTCAAACAACCCTAACGATGAAAGCGCAGGGACAAGAAAAGTTCCTTTTACAAACACTATTTATGTTGAAAAAAGCGACTTTATGGAAGAACCTGTTGCAAAATTCCACAGATTAAAGCCTGACGGTGAAGTTCGTCTTATGGGTGCATATATTATAAAACTTAATGAGATTATAAAAGACGAAAACGGAGAAGTTATCGAACTTAAATGCACAGCAGACTTAGAAACAGGCGGAAAAAACCCTGCAGACGGAAGAAAGATAAAGGGTACAATTCATTGGGTAAGCAGTAAATTTGCCATTGATTCTGAAATAAGAATTTATGATAATCTGTTTACTAAAGAAAATTTAATTGAACTTGATGATGATGACAGTTATCTTAACTATCTTAACCCTGAATCACTTAAAGTGTTAAAAGGCTGTAAATTAGAACCGTCCTTAAATGATGTCAATAAAGGCGAAAGATTCCAGTTTGTAAGAAACGGATATTTTACCAAGGATACAAAAAATGATAATGTATTTATAAGAATTACAAATCTTAAAGACAGTTTTAAGCCTCAGCAATAA
- a CDS encoding SDR family oxidoreductase, with translation MNVPLKVDLKDKVAVVTGGGGILCAVMAKAIAACGAKVAILDLREEAAQKVADEITAEGGVAIGVACNVLSTEACEAAKAIVNEKLGSVDILINGAGGNHPRGNTTNEYYSKADVMNPDVISFYDLSPENIQFVFNLNFVGTLIPTQVFSKDMVDKDDASIINISSMSAYSPLTKVSAYSAAKAAISNFTQWLATHFSTTNIRVNAIAPGFFVTAQNRDLLKNPDGSWTARSEKILAGTPMKRMGEAEELLGGLLFLLCKEASGFINGIILPIDGGFNAYCGV, from the coding sequence ATGAACGTTCCATTAAAAGTTGACTTAAAAGATAAAGTTGCTGTTGTTACAGGTGGCGGCGGAATTCTATGTGCTGTTATGGCAAAGGCTATTGCGGCATGTGGTGCAAAAGTTGCTATCTTAGACTTAAGAGAAGAAGCAGCACAGAAAGTTGCTGATGAAATTACTGCTGAAGGCGGCGTTGCTATCGGCGTTGCATGTAACGTATTATCTACTGAAGCATGTGAAGCTGCAAAAGCTATTGTTAACGAAAAACTTGGCAGTGTTGATATCTTAATAAACGGTGCAGGCGGTAACCACCCAAGAGGTAACACTACTAACGAATATTATTCAAAAGCAGATGTTATGAACCCTGATGTTATTTCTTTCTATGATTTAAGCCCTGAAAACATTCAGTTTGTTTTCAACTTAAATTTTGTTGGTACATTGATTCCTACACAGGTATTCTCTAAAGATATGGTTGATAAAGATGATGCTTCTATCATCAACATTTCTTCAATGAGTGCTTACTCTCCACTTACAAAAGTTTCTGCATACAGTGCTGCAAAGGCTGCTATCTCTAACTTTACTCAGTGGTTAGCAACTCACTTCTCAACAACTAATATCAGAGTTAATGCTATTGCTCCTGGTTTCTTTGTTACAGCACAGAACAGAGATTTACTTAAAAACCCTGACGGTAGCTGGACTGCAAGAAGTGAAAAAATCTTAGCAGGAACACCTATGAAGAGAATGGGTGAAGCTGAAGAATTACTTGGCGGATTATTATTCTTACTTTGCAAAGAAGCTTCAGGATTTATTAACGGTATTATCCTTCCTATCGACGGTGGATTTAACGCATACTGTGGAGTATAA
- a CDS encoding AAA family ATPase has protein sequence MYKYGLTGMPLGHSMSKIIHEEILKIKNIDGKYSLLENDNLDKSFKEVLTNLDGFNVTIPYKKDIIKYLDVCSDEVKLYNVCNTVKILDNVKAGYNTDVYGFNDTLLKNSVNLKGKKVLVLGNGGVSTLIVLEAVLKDADVYISGRNKDKIYELINFVFLKTGVKPKYIKKEDIDYFDVMINGTSLGMYPNVFDSFIPLEKLKNISVVFDVIYNPYKTLMLRVAEYYGNKGISGLNMLVAQAVKAQEIFNDITLSEDEFLKVLNKAKENIPPFKVDKNIILIGAPASGKTSISREIAKIFNMQFIDIDQLIAEKEGMTINEIFEKKGEKYFREKEREVFLESIKNKGRVISTGGGLAEYFNLNSINKEENIIVYIDVNKDILFNRIKGDTTRPLLKDDKNKLFEIIERRHPVYKECCSLSQKVEKEENIKDTTVKIIDKIISKI, from the coding sequence ATGTATAAATACGGTTTGACAGGTATGCCTCTTGGCCATAGTATGTCTAAGATAATTCATGAAGAAATATTAAAAATTAAAAATATAGACGGTAAGTATTCTTTACTTGAAAACGATAACCTTGATAAAAGTTTTAAGGAAGTTTTAACTAATCTTGACGGTTTTAATGTTACCATTCCCTATAAAAAGGATATAATAAAATATCTTGATGTTTGTTCAGATGAAGTGAAATTATATAATGTCTGCAATACTGTAAAAATCTTAGATAATGTTAAAGCAGGGTATAATACCGATGTGTACGGTTTTAATGATACGCTTTTAAAAAATTCGGTTAACTTAAAAGGGAAGAAAGTTTTAGTTTTGGGAAACGGAGGGGTATCAACCCTTATAGTTCTTGAAGCAGTATTAAAAGATGCCGATGTATATATATCAGGAAGAAATAAGGATAAAATTTATGAACTTATAAACTTTGTTTTTTTAAAAACAGGTGTTAAACCTAAATATATAAAAAAAGAAGATATAGATTATTTTGATGTAATGATAAACGGAACTTCTCTTGGGATGTATCCAAATGTTTTTGACAGTTTTATTCCTTTGGAAAAATTAAAAAACATATCCGTCGTTTTTGATGTTATATATAACCCTTATAAAACTCTTATGTTAAGAGTAGCCGAGTATTATGGAAATAAAGGGATAAGCGGTCTTAATATGCTTGTTGCACAGGCAGTAAAAGCACAGGAAATTTTTAATGACATAACCTTAAGCGAAGATGAATTTTTAAAAGTTTTAAATAAGGCAAAAGAAAATATCCCGCCTTTTAAAGTTGATAAAAACATTATTTTAATAGGCGCTCCAGCCTCGGGCAAAACATCAATTTCCCGGGAAATAGCAAAAATATTTAATATGCAGTTTATTGACATAGACCAGTTAATAGCCGAAAAAGAGGGAATGACAATAAATGAAATCTTTGAGAAAAAGGGAGAAAAATATTTCAGAGAAAAAGAAAGGGAAGTATTTTTAGAATCAATTAAAAATAAGGGGAGAGTAATTTCAACAGGTGGAGGACTTGCTGAGTATTTTAATTTAAACAGTATAAATAAAGAAGAAAATATAATAGTTTATATTGATGTTAATAAAGATATTTTGTTTAACCGAATAAAAGGGGATACTACACGCCCACTTTTAAAGGATGACAAAAACAAACTGTTTGAAATTATAGAAAGAAGGCATCCTGTCTATAAAGAATGTTGCTCTTTGTCGCAAAAAGTCGAAAAAGAGGAAAATATAAAAGATACAACAGTTAAAATTATAGATAAGATTATATCAAAGATTTAA
- a CDS encoding chorismate mutase, with product MNLDNLRKEIDKVDSELKNLFLKRMELVHEVYLYKKENNLPVKNEERENLILEERTKDQVWFKDETKEFFKYLIDISCKYQEQKLNPANKVDSSFLHIGEDEFLKGITKVAYQGINGSYGSEMAKILFPDKSYINKTTFYDVCKSIIDKEADCGILPLENLSAGSVSEVYDLIYENDLTIVKSSELKIDHSLLGIGKLEDIKKVKSHPQALCQCSKFITDNGYIKEEGINTALSAFEVSNLKDSSIGAICNKVNAKLYNLNVLKENISDIKDNKTRFIVVTKKKIIVGNPQKISLVFTLPHKVGSLARVLGDFSNNSFNLTNIESRPVKSHNWEYRFYVDIEGSLLNENTLAHLEKISYLFEEIKITGNY from the coding sequence ATGAATCTTGATAATTTAAGAAAAGAAATAGATAAGGTTGACAGCGAACTTAAGAATCTCTTTTTAAAAAGAATGGAACTTGTTCACGAAGTTTATCTATATAAAAAAGAAAATAATCTTCCTGTAAAAAATGAGGAAAGAGAGAACTTGATTTTAGAAGAAAGAACTAAAGACCAAGTTTGGTTTAAGGATGAAACAAAAGAGTTCTTTAAATATTTAATAGATATAAGTTGTAAATATCAGGAACAGAAATTAAACCCTGCAAACAAGGTTGATTCATCTTTTTTACATATTGGCGAAGACGAGTTTTTAAAAGGTATAACCAAAGTTGCCTATCAGGGAATAAACGGGTCTTACGGTAGTGAAATGGCAAAAATATTGTTTCCTGATAAAAGTTATATAAATAAAACCACTTTTTATGATGTGTGTAAAAGCATTATAGATAAAGAAGCAGACTGTGGAATTCTTCCTCTTGAAAATTTATCAGCAGGAAGCGTTAGCGAGGTCTATGATTTAATATATGAAAATGACCTTACAATAGTAAAAAGCAGTGAACTTAAGATTGATCACAGTCTTCTTGGAATAGGGAAATTAGAGGATATAAAAAAGGTTAAATCTCATCCTCAGGCACTTTGTCAATGCTCTAAGTTTATAACTGATAACGGTTATATTAAAGAAGAGGGGATAAATACAGCGCTCTCAGCTTTTGAGGTTTCAAATTTAAAAGATTCTTCAATAGGTGCAATTTGTAATAAAGTTAACGCAAAATTATATAATCTTAATGTTTTAAAGGAAAATATATCTGATATTAAGGATAACAAAACACGCTTTATTGTAGTAACAAAGAAAAAAATAATTGTGGGGAACCCTCAGAAAATAAGCCTTGTCTTTACTTTACCTCATAAAGTGGGAAGCCTTGCAAGAGTGCTTGGCGATTTTTCCAACAATTCTTTTAATTTAACAAATATTGAATCAAGACCTGTAAAATCACATAACTGGGAATACAGATTTTATGTCGATATAGAGGGGTCTTTGCTTAACGAAAACACTTTGGCGCATCTTGAAAAAATAAGTTATCTTTTTGAAGAAATAAAAATTACAGGTAATTATTAA
- the aroC gene encoding chorismate synthase produces MSSITLKNLSMTIFGESHGSMIGGVITNLPAGHKIDEEKIYKDVLRRKPGNDSLSTSRNESDNFEIISGVYNGYTTGAPLCVLIRNCDFHSSDYLNLKNTPRPSHSDYSAYIKYNGFNDIRGGGHFSGRLTAPIVVLGSICKQILEKEGIDVLSHVLKVMDIEDKSFLSSTDDEIIKIKSGKMTILNLEDKIIKRIEEAKENKDSLGAKIECMVTNMKKGVGGPLFEGMEGKLANLLYAIPGVKSVEFGLGEEFSQSFGSKVNDGYTICDNEVRTVSNNNGGIVGGITNGENIVMKITFKPTPSIFKEQQTVNLETLEKESLILKGRHDPVIALRAMPVLEAITAFGILDSIL; encoded by the coding sequence ATGAGTAGTATAACACTTAAAAATCTTTCTATGACAATATTTGGCGAATCTCATGGCAGTATGATAGGGGGAGTTATTACTAATCTTCCTGCAGGTCATAAAATAGATGAAGAAAAAATATATAAAGATGTGTTAAGAAGAAAGCCGGGGAATGATTCTTTATCAACTTCTCGTAATGAATCAGATAATTTTGAGATTATATCAGGAGTATATAACGGATATACAACAGGTGCGCCTTTATGCGTTCTTATAAGAAACTGCGATTTTCATTCATCTGATTATTTAAATTTAAAAAACACACCCCGTCCGTCCCACAGTGATTATAGTGCATATATAAAGTATAATGGGTTTAACGATATAAGGGGTGGAGGCCATTTTTCAGGCAGACTTACTGCTCCAATAGTCGTTCTTGGCAGTATATGTAAGCAGATTTTAGAAAAAGAGGGGATAGATGTTCTCTCTCATGTTTTAAAGGTTATGGATATAGAAGATAAAAGTTTTTTATCTTCAACCGATGATGAAATCATAAAAATTAAATCAGGGAAAATGACTATTTTAAATTTAGAAGATAAAATTATAAAAAGAATAGAAGAAGCAAAGGAAAATAAAGATTCTCTGGGCGCTAAAATAGAATGTATGGTTACCAATATGAAAAAGGGAGTAGGCGGACCTTTATTTGAAGGAATGGAGGGTAAACTTGCAAACCTTTTATATGCCATCCCGGGAGTAAAAAGTGTTGAGTTTGGCTTAGGAGAAGAGTTTTCACAAAGTTTCGGAAGTAAGGTTAATGACGGGTATACAATATGTGATAATGAAGTTCGCACAGTTTCCAATAATAACGGAGGAATAGTCGGTGGAATAACCAACGGGGAAAATATAGTTATGAAAATAACCTTTAAACCAACTCCGTCTATATTTAAAGAGCAGCAAACAGTTAACCTTGAAACTTTAGAAAAAGAAAGTCTTATATTAAAAGGGCGTCATGACCCTGTTATAGCATTAAGGGCAATGCCGGTATTAGAGGCGATTACAGCCTTTGGAATTTTAGACAGTATATTATAG
- the aroA gene encoding 3-phosphoshikimate 1-carboxyvinyltransferase, with the protein MAQIKLYKSQLFGEVPLCTSKSIAHRALICSALSGRDIVINNVEMSDDICATINALKALGVNIEYCDKRVEIKKGNIKLNNFVLINALESGSTLRFLIPVCISLNRECEFTGEGRLPKRPLDDYFSIFDNNGIEYERGKDYLPLKTKGTFKSREFNVKGNVSSQFITGLMLSSIVCNEETIINITTPLESKPYIDITKKVLEDFGHRVYFKDNIIKVKKGKTKISSYNVEKDWSQAAFFLAAGAIFGDITIKDMNLNSSQGDIKIVDILQKMGADISVSNDVIRVKKSSLKGINIDVSDIPDLVPALSVLGAVAKGETNLYNAGRLRLKESDRILSTVKMLESFNVKVDMGEDFLKIYYCDNLKGGTVNSFNDHRIVMAASVMATMCDETVIKGCDAVKKSYPEFFNDYFKVGGKGEFINE; encoded by the coding sequence ATGGCTCAAATTAAACTGTATAAATCACAACTTTTTGGCGAAGTGCCCCTTTGCACTTCAAAAAGCATTGCCCACCGTGCTCTTATTTGCTCTGCCCTCTCAGGCAGGGATATTGTGATAAACAATGTTGAGATGTCTGATGATATTTGTGCAACAATAAACGCCTTAAAAGCACTGGGGGTAAATATAGAATATTGTGATAAAAGAGTAGAGATAAAAAAGGGAAATATTAAATTAAATAATTTCGTTTTAATAAATGCATTAGAGAGTGGCTCAACCTTAAGATTTCTTATCCCTGTATGCATTTCTCTTAACAGAGAATGTGAATTTACAGGAGAGGGAAGACTTCCAAAACGCCCTTTGGATGACTATTTTAGCATATTTGATAATAACGGTATAGAATATGAAAGGGGTAAAGACTATCTCCCCTTAAAAACAAAAGGAACTTTTAAAAGCCGTGAATTTAATGTGAAGGGCAATGTAAGTTCTCAATTTATAACAGGGCTTATGCTTTCTTCCATTGTATGTAATGAAGAAACAATAATAAACATAACCACCCCGTTAGAATCAAAACCGTATATTGATATAACAAAAAAAGTGCTTGAAGATTTCGGGCATAGAGTGTATTTTAAAGATAATATAATAAAAGTTAAAAAAGGAAAAACTAAAATATCTTCTTATAATGTTGAAAAAGACTGGTCTCAGGCTGCGTTTTTTCTTGCGGCAGGTGCGATTTTTGGGGATATTACAATAAAAGATATGAACTTAAATTCCAGTCAGGGAGATATTAAGATAGTTGATATTTTACAAAAAATGGGCGCAGATATTAGTGTTTCTAACGATGTTATAAGGGTAAAAAAATCATCACTTAAAGGTATTAATATAGATGTGTCCGATATTCCTGACCTTGTGCCAGCCCTCTCAGTGCTTGGTGCAGTTGCAAAAGGGGAAACAAATCTATATAATGCAGGTAGGTTAAGATTAAAAGAATCTGACCGTATTTTATCAACAGTAAAAATGCTTGAATCTTTTAATGTAAAGGTTGATATGGGAGAAGACTTTTTAAAGATTTATTATTGTGATAATTTAAAAGGGGGAACAGTTAACTCTTTTAATGACCATAGAATTGTTATGGCGGCATCAGTTATGGCAACTATGTGTGATGAAACTGTTATAAAAGGCTGTGATGCGGTTAAAAAATCTTATCCTGAATTTTTTAATGATTACTTTAAAGTTGGGGGAAAGGGAGAATTTATAAATGAGTAG
- the aroB gene encoding 3-dehydroquinate synthase, protein MKTIQINLSSSSYQIKLGKDILKNLPLYLKEAGVVKKLVVITDTNVEKYHLNTLLNILDNSDIEYATITIPAGEENKTLDTVSFIYSELLKNNITRDDTILAFGGGVTGDISGFVAATYLRGINYVQIPTTLLSIVDSSIGGKTGVDLKEGKNLVGAFKQPKLVVADISLLDTLDDKQISSGMAEIIKAGFIKDETLIEKLSISQNFKEDIEEFIIRAINVKKEVVEADEFEEYERMILNFGHTFGHAIEKYYNYKGITHGEAVAIGMCLITKNYDIKNQLINLLSKYNLPYETDIPCNVLLESVKKDKKALKDSINIITVEKTGYGKIEKKTFKEFGEIYGSN, encoded by the coding sequence ATGAAAACTATACAAATTAACCTTTCTTCATCTTCTTATCAGATAAAGTTAGGAAAGGATATATTAAAAAATCTGCCTTTATATTTAAAAGAGGCAGGGGTAGTAAAAAAATTAGTTGTTATAACTGATACGAATGTTGAAAAATATCATCTTAATACACTTTTAAATATTCTTGATAACTCTGATATAGAATATGCTACCATAACAATTCCTGCAGGGGAAGAAAATAAAACTTTAGATACTGTATCCTTTATATACAGTGAACTTTTAAAAAATAATATTACAAGAGATGATACTATCTTAGCCTTTGGCGGAGGGGTTACAGGGGATATATCAGGTTTTGTTGCCGCAACATATTTAAGGGGAATAAACTATGTTCAGATTCCTACAACACTTCTTTCAATAGTTGATTCGTCAATAGGCGGAAAGACAGGGGTAGATTTAAAAGAGGGCAAAAACCTTGTAGGAGCGTTTAAACAGCCAAAACTTGTAGTTGCAGATATCTCTTTGTTAGACACTCTTGATGACAAGCAGATTTCAAGTGGTATGGCAGAAATTATTAAAGCAGGTTTTATAAAAGATGAAACTCTTATAGAAAAACTAAGTATCTCACAAAACTTTAAAGAAGATATAGAAGAATTTATTATAAGAGCAATAAATGTAAAAAAAGAAGTGGTAGAAGCGGACGAATTTGAAGAATATGAAAGAATGATTTTAAACTTCGGCCACACTTTCGGCCACGCAATAGAAAAATATTATAATTATAAGGGTATAACTCACGGAGAAGCAGTAGCAATAGGGATGTGCCTTATAACTAAAAATTATGATATAAAAAACCAACTTATAAATCTTCTTTCAAAATATAATCTGCCATATGAAACGGATATACCTTGTAATGTATTGCTAGAATCTGTAAAGAAAGATAAAAAAGCCTTGAAAGACTCTATAAATATAATAACAGTAGAAAAAACAGGATATGGCAAAATAGAGAAAAAAACATTCAAAGAATTTGGAGAAATATATGGCTCAAATTAA
- a CDS encoding prephenate dehydrogenase, with protein sequence MTLKTIGIVGFGLIGGSMGMALKKYTSHTVYAFDKSEKTREYILKNNICDGVYESFCHKLCECDIIFIGLYPYDTVKFINENKDKFKENAIVCDLCGVKKYIVDNVDKTVRFIAAHPMAGKEVGGVLNASETLFQNASFLIAQNLNTDKEALKEIENLAKKTGFSNIVKTSDINHDRMITFTSQLPHILSVAYVMQKAFKECDGFYAGSFKDMARVAKINPDLWEELFKINKDVLIEQIDEYTNTLSMIKNAVIKDDKSLYKLLENARKLKEWQDENYTN encoded by the coding sequence ATGACATTAAAAACAATAGGTATTGTCGGCTTCGGTCTTATAGGTGGCTCAATGGGAATGGCTTTGAAAAAATATACAAGCCATACAGTTTATGCCTTTGATAAAAGCGAAAAAACAAGAGAATATATCTTAAAAAACAATATTTGCGACGGAGTGTATGAATCTTTTTGCCATAAACTATGCGAATGTGATATAATATTTATCGGGCTTTATCCTTATGACACGGTTAAGTTTATAAACGAAAATAAGGATAAGTTTAAGGAAAATGCAATAGTATGCGATTTATGCGGTGTTAAAAAGTATATAGTAGATAATGTGGATAAAACCGTTCGCTTTATAGCAGCGCATCCTATGGCAGGTAAAGAGGTAGGAGGAGTTTTGAATGCATCAGAAACTCTTTTTCAGAATGCATCATTTTTAATTGCCCAAAATTTAAATACCGATAAGGAAGCCTTAAAAGAAATAGAAAATCTTGCTAAGAAGACAGGATTTTCAAATATTGTTAAAACAAGCGATATAAATCACGATAGAATGATAACTTTTACTTCCCAACTTCCTCATATTCTTTCGGTTGCATATGTAATGCAAAAAGCATTTAAGGAGTGCGACGGTTTTTATGCAGGAAGTTTTAAGGATATGGCAAGGGTTGCAAAAATTAATCCCGATCTCTGGGAAGAACTTTTTAAAATTAACAAGGATGTATTGATAGAGCAGATAGACGAATATACAAACACATTAAGTATGATAAAAAATGCTGTTATAAAGGATGACAAGAGTTTATATAAACTGCTTGAAAATGCAAGAAAATTAAAGGAGTGGCAGGATGAAAACTATACAAATTAA